The Deltaproteobacteria bacterium genome includes a window with the following:
- a CDS encoding MGMT family protein, which yields MLEIVQAIPPGHVLTYGQVAALADTPRAARQVGRILYSCGRMVPWQRVINYYGGLSTYKVGSGELQRALLENEGVSFRADGTIDLNHYQWRPGLRMIRKLKLPEEIAFRINAQLPFSHDRVK from the coding sequence GTGCTGGAGATTGTGCAGGCCATCCCGCCGGGACACGTCCTGACCTATGGGCAGGTGGCCGCCCTGGCCGATACCCCGCGGGCCGCGCGACAAGTGGGGCGTATCCTATATTCCTGTGGGCGAATGGTGCCCTGGCAGCGGGTAATCAATTATTATGGCGGGCTTTCAACCTACAAGGTCGGCAGCGGGGAACTGCAACGGGCTTTGTTGGAAAATGAAGGCGTCTCCTTCAGGGCGGATGGAACGATCGATCTGAATCACTATCAGTGGCGGCCGGGTCTGCGGATGATCAGGAAGCTCAAGTTACCGGAGGAGATCGCTTTCCGAATCAACGCCCAACTGCCCTTTTCCCATGATAGAGTCAAATAA